The following coding sequences are from one Salvia hispanica cultivar TCC Black 2014 chromosome 3, UniMelb_Shisp_WGS_1.0, whole genome shotgun sequence window:
- the LOC125212625 gene encoding uncharacterized protein LOC125212625, protein MEIGKRQPKIATKIWNIVRIAMYMMRRSKVKRKIMVELNTLVNKGKKGAKAILDHHHHYSCRSNDTANTAFVSARDYEFSCSNTPVPKRKNRHNHQYDNDLKVMHKAFGILSRYDIVEASPFHGGVDKDAEEFINKFYRELKKQRPAETPSPYREWTT, encoded by the coding sequence ATGGAAATTGGAAAAAGACAACCAAAAATAGCCacaaaaatatggaatatAGTAAGAATAGCGATGTACATGATGAGGAGAAGCAAGGTGAAGAGGAAGATAATGGTGGAGCTCAACACACTTGTAAACAAAGGTAAAAAAGGAGCCAAAGCCATCCTcgaccaccaccaccactacTCGTGCCGATCCAACGACACGGCCAACACGGCCTTCGTATCGGCCCGAGACTACGAGTTCAGCTGCAGCAACACTCCCGTCCCCAAGCGCAAAAACCGCCACAATCACCAGTACGATAATGATCTCAAAGTCATGCACAAGGCCTTCGGCATTCTAAGCCGTTACGACATCGTTGAGGCGTCCCCGTTCCACGGTGGGGTCGACAAGGACGCCGAGGAGTTTATCAACAAGTTTTACCGAGAATTGAAGAAGCAGAGGCCGGCGGAGACGCCGTCGCCCTACCGTGAATGGACTACCTAA